From Micromonospora sp. NBC_01699, a single genomic window includes:
- the cas2 gene encoding CRISPR-associated endonuclease Cas2, which produces MDLLVTYDVETVTPQGQRRLRAVAKICEAYGHRVQKSVFEIVCRDPDKVRLVAELQAVIDPVRDSVRIYRLPASALDDVEHLGKPRAVDPRGPFVI; this is translated from the coding sequence GTGGATCTGCTGGTCACGTACGACGTCGAGACCGTCACACCGCAGGGCCAGCGCCGACTCCGCGCGGTCGCGAAGATCTGCGAAGCGTACGGACACCGGGTGCAGAAGTCGGTGTTCGAAATCGTCTGCCGCGACCCCGACAAGGTACGACTGGTCGCCGAACTCCAAGCCGTCATCGACCCGGTACGCGACAGCGTACGGATCTACCGGCTGCCGGCGAGCGCACTGGACGACGTCGAACACCTCGGCAAGCCACGCGCCGTCGACCCACGCGGCCCCTTCGTGATCTAG
- the cas1c gene encoding type I-C CRISPR-associated endonuclease Cas1c has protein sequence MTELLNTLYVQTPGTSLHLDGDTVRVFHPDQTGRRLLPLVRIDHFVVFGGVNVTDDLILRCADDGRSISWLTGNGRFRARTVGPTTGNPLLRQAQHRVADSVEQRLQIAVAMVAGKIHNSRQVLLRTARDTSGHRQVALRASAELLAERLGLLGTAASANEVLGVEGIAARDYFAAMPYLLTESKEWKASGRNKRPPTDPLNCLLSFLYGMLRVAVQGALEQVGLDPYIGFLHGVRSGKPSLALDLMEEFRPLLADRLALTLLNRRELTRDDFEALPNGGYRLTDGGRKSVLGAWQQSRQRSWQHVQLGREVPGALLPLVQARLLARHLRGDLVAYQPWMVS, from the coding sequence GTGACTGAGCTGCTCAACACCCTCTACGTGCAGACACCCGGCACCAGCCTGCACCTCGACGGCGACACCGTACGCGTCTTCCACCCCGACCAGACCGGACGGCGGCTCCTCCCGCTCGTCCGGATCGATCACTTCGTTGTCTTCGGTGGCGTCAACGTCACCGACGACCTGATCCTCCGCTGCGCCGACGACGGCAGATCCATCAGTTGGCTCACCGGGAACGGGCGCTTCCGGGCCCGTACGGTCGGCCCCACCACCGGAAATCCGCTGCTGCGCCAGGCCCAGCACCGGGTGGCCGACTCGGTCGAACAGCGGCTACAAATCGCGGTTGCGATGGTGGCCGGCAAAATTCACAACAGTCGGCAGGTGCTGCTCCGGACCGCCCGGGACACCTCCGGTCACCGACAGGTCGCCCTGCGGGCGAGCGCCGAGTTGCTGGCCGAACGGCTCGGGCTGCTCGGCACCGCGGCCAGCGCCAACGAGGTGCTGGGCGTGGAGGGCATCGCCGCCCGCGACTACTTCGCCGCCATGCCGTACCTGTTGACGGAGAGCAAGGAATGGAAGGCGTCCGGGCGGAACAAACGCCCACCCACAGACCCGCTGAACTGCCTGCTCTCCTTCCTGTACGGGATGCTGCGGGTGGCGGTGCAGGGCGCGCTTGAGCAGGTCGGGCTCGACCCGTACATCGGCTTCCTGCACGGGGTGCGTTCCGGTAAGCCGTCGCTCGCCCTGGACCTGATGGAGGAGTTCCGCCCGCTGCTCGCCGACCGCCTCGCGCTCACCCTGCTCAACCGGCGGGAGCTGACCCGCGACGACTTCGAAGCGCTGCCCAACGGCGGGTACCGGCTGACGGACGGGGGACGTAAGTCGGTGCTCGGTGCGTGGCAGCAGAGTCGTCAGCGGAGTTGGCAACACGTCCAGTTGGGGCGCGAGGTGCCGGGGGCGTTGCTACCGTTGGTGCAGGCCAGGCTCCTTGCCCGTCATCTGCGAGGTGATCTGGTCGCGTACCAGCCGTGGATGGTGAGCTGA
- a CDS encoding DUF397 domain-containing protein, protein MTGATWRKSTRSGTNGGACVEVADNLAGIVLVRDTKDRDGGTLTFGPDAWRAFVGLAKQQ, encoded by the coding sequence ATGACCGGCGCCACGTGGCGTAAGTCGACCAGGTCGGGAACGAACGGTGGCGCGTGCGTCGAGGTTGCCGACAACCTCGCGGGCATCGTGCTGGTGCGGGACACCAAGGACCGTGACGGCGGCACGCTGACCTTCGGGCCGGATGCGTGGCGTGCGTTCGTCGGTCTGGCAAAGCAGCAGTAA
- the cas8c gene encoding type I-C CRISPR-associated protein Cas8c/Csd1, producing MLLQRLVEYAETSDDVIPPFYARKAVRWILNLSADGTPTGDFVNTAEPTDPQRKYGTLRLVPAVTRTVGIAPVLGVDNGEYVFGWLSEGAKPERVAKQYDAFRELIDQWAAAEPTGPGPAIAAFYRDGHDRKLEPPDGWARPDLITFRVAGAYAAETEQAIRFWAGIAGDRKGSGRVGMCLVCGQVQPLLKTIPQQIPQRWLPGATQGASLVSMNEAVHGYELQKFLTNTPICADCGLKFMTALTGLLSDPRHSTAFSGQNARLAWWVLGGSTYDPWAWVEQPDPTAIQEMLAGPATGSDRSVDDSSTYCSVTVGGNVARVVVRDWVEQPIRAIQDNIRKWFADYPMVDAWTGEVVYPGIPHLARVAGRFEAGRNGANGSWTKFGASGEHRPPDMFHRLIGAALLGRPLPPKLLHHVINRIRLDGRLDAARAGLIRLALRRHPYLSQDDRERLTPTLSVDKKHPAYVSGRIMAVMDDLQRTVFRVADQKLNTTFAERYFSRAIDNPQVVLISGRRNTTAWLKRLRGPLHRPNWSEAYERRLDDLFMRLDAIPSGAVLTDKAEFILGYHQQRADLRAERIAAAASKKKTDLPPEPAQEAPKPEGDESA from the coding sequence GTGCTCCTGCAACGCCTGGTCGAGTACGCCGAGACCAGCGACGACGTGATCCCACCGTTCTACGCCCGCAAGGCGGTGCGCTGGATCCTCAACCTCAGCGCTGACGGCACTCCCACCGGCGACTTCGTCAACACGGCGGAGCCGACCGATCCGCAGCGGAAGTACGGCACCCTGCGCCTGGTGCCGGCCGTCACCCGTACCGTGGGGATTGCCCCCGTGCTCGGAGTCGACAACGGCGAGTACGTCTTCGGCTGGCTCTCCGAGGGCGCAAAGCCCGAACGGGTGGCGAAACAGTACGACGCGTTCCGTGAGCTGATCGACCAGTGGGCAGCGGCCGAGCCGACCGGACCGGGCCCCGCCATCGCCGCGTTCTACCGGGACGGCCACGATCGCAAGCTCGAACCGCCCGACGGCTGGGCCCGGCCCGACCTGATCACGTTCCGGGTGGCCGGCGCCTATGCCGCCGAAACCGAACAGGCCATCCGCTTTTGGGCCGGTATCGCCGGTGACCGCAAAGGTTCCGGGCGGGTCGGCATGTGCCTGGTCTGCGGGCAGGTCCAGCCCCTGCTGAAGACGATCCCGCAGCAGATCCCGCAACGCTGGCTGCCGGGAGCTACCCAGGGTGCCTCGCTCGTCAGCATGAACGAGGCGGTGCACGGCTACGAGTTGCAAAAGTTCCTGACCAACACGCCGATCTGCGCCGACTGCGGGCTGAAGTTCATGACGGCGTTGACCGGGCTGCTCTCCGACCCGCGACACAGCACCGCGTTCTCCGGACAGAACGCCCGGCTGGCCTGGTGGGTGCTGGGCGGCTCGACCTACGACCCGTGGGCCTGGGTCGAGCAACCCGATCCGACCGCGATCCAGGAAATGCTCGCCGGACCCGCCACAGGCTCGGACAGAAGCGTTGACGATTCCTCCACGTACTGCTCGGTGACGGTCGGCGGCAACGTCGCCCGAGTGGTGGTACGAGACTGGGTCGAGCAGCCGATTCGCGCCATCCAGGACAACATCCGCAAGTGGTTCGCCGACTACCCGATGGTGGACGCCTGGACCGGCGAGGTGGTCTACCCCGGCATACCGCACCTTGCCAGGGTGGCCGGGCGGTTCGAGGCCGGTCGTAACGGGGCCAACGGGTCCTGGACGAAGTTCGGCGCGTCCGGGGAGCATCGCCCGCCGGACATGTTCCACCGCCTGATCGGTGCCGCCCTGCTCGGCCGCCCGTTGCCACCGAAACTGCTCCACCACGTGATCAACCGGATTCGTCTCGACGGGCGGCTCGACGCGGCCCGCGCCGGACTGATCCGGCTCGCCCTGCGCCGCCATCCGTACCTGAGCCAAGACGACCGAGAGAGGCTGACGCCAACCTTGAGTGTGGACAAAAAGCACCCGGCCTACGTGTCCGGCCGGATCATGGCGGTGATGGACGACCTGCAACGAACCGTGTTCCGGGTCGCCGATCAGAAGCTGAACACGACGTTCGCCGAGCGTTACTTCAGCCGGGCCATCGACAACCCGCAGGTGGTGCTCATCTCCGGCCGACGCAACACCACCGCCTGGCTCAAGCGGCTCCGTGGGCCGCTGCACCGACCGAACTGGTCGGAGGCGTACGAGCGGCGGCTCGATGACCTGTTCATGCGGCTCGACGCGATCCCGAGCGGTGCCGTGCTCACCGACAAGGCCGAGTTCATCCTCGGCTACCACCAGCAACGTGCGGACCTGCGAGCCGAGCGGATCGCCGCAGCCGCCAGCAAGAAGAAGACCGACCTGCCCCCGGAGCCGGCGCAAGAGGCACCGAAGCCCGAAGGAGACGAGAGCGCATGA
- the cas7c gene encoding type I-C CRISPR-associated protein Cas7/Csd2 codes for MTAAHLDPTRRHDAVLLFDVADGNPNGDPDAGNQPRTDDESGQGLVTDVAIKRKIRDTVSLLRGDDPRYGIFVEAGFALNTRIEAALKANPGKADEAQRWLCEHYFDIRMFGGVLSTGKGGGAGQVRGPLQLTFSRSIDPILPTDHTITRVTQTRQDDIDKGERTEIGSKWTVPYGLYRAHAFYSAPRAAKTGVTSDDLAALWQSISVMFDHDRAATRGEMKLCGLYVFSHPDAFGVAPSASLTQRITLERINKEKAPRAHTDYARQLDESGLPDGVELTKLVDLWP; via the coding sequence ATGACCGCCGCCCACCTGGACCCGACCCGGCGACACGACGCCGTACTGCTGTTCGACGTCGCCGACGGCAACCCGAACGGCGACCCGGACGCGGGCAACCAGCCGCGTACGGATGACGAGAGCGGCCAGGGGCTCGTCACCGACGTGGCGATCAAGCGCAAGATCCGGGACACGGTGTCGTTGCTGCGTGGCGACGACCCGCGCTACGGCATCTTCGTCGAGGCCGGCTTCGCCCTCAACACCCGGATCGAGGCCGCGCTCAAGGCCAATCCTGGCAAGGCCGACGAGGCCCAGCGCTGGCTCTGCGAGCACTACTTCGACATCCGGATGTTCGGCGGGGTGCTCAGCACCGGCAAGGGCGGGGGCGCCGGCCAGGTCCGTGGGCCGTTGCAGCTCACCTTCTCGCGCAGCATCGACCCGATCCTGCCCACCGACCACACCATCACCCGGGTCACCCAGACCCGCCAGGACGACATAGACAAAGGCGAGCGTACGGAAATCGGCTCGAAGTGGACCGTGCCGTACGGCCTCTACCGGGCGCACGCGTTCTACTCGGCACCCCGCGCCGCAAAGACCGGTGTCACCAGCGACGATCTGGCCGCGCTCTGGCAGTCGATCAGCGTCATGTTCGACCACGACCGGGCCGCCACCCGGGGCGAAATGAAACTCTGCGGCCTGTACGTCTTCAGCCACCCGGACGCGTTCGGGGTCGCCCCGTCGGCCAGCCTCACCCAGCGGATCACCCTCGAACGGATCAACAAGGAGAAGGCGCCCCGCGCACACACCGACTACGCCCGTCAGCTGGACGAGTCGGGGCTGCCCGACGGCGTCGAGCTGACCAAGCTGGTCGACCTCTGGCCGTGA
- the cas4 gene encoding CRISPR-associated protein Cas4 has translation MTDDSQADSGLREVPLSALEHYDYCHRQTALIHVEGVWSESAETVRGDLSHTAVDLPGIQRRRGLTVVRSLQVWSHVHGLRGICDVVEFEQGTATPVEYKVGRYLPGGPAELQLAGQALCLIEAGFAVPTGYVYSVAERRRHPVPITAELLDQVVRAAEAVRELIVTGTLPAARNDARCRKCSLREDCLPELTDGRRQAIPDLLTPRPLGQWRD, from the coding sequence GTGACGGACGATTCCCAGGCGGACAGCGGCCTCCGGGAGGTGCCGCTGTCCGCGCTGGAACACTACGACTACTGCCACCGGCAGACCGCCCTCATCCACGTCGAGGGCGTCTGGTCGGAAAGCGCGGAAACCGTACGCGGCGACCTCAGCCACACCGCCGTCGACCTGCCCGGAATCCAGCGCCGCCGAGGGCTCACCGTCGTGCGCTCCCTCCAGGTCTGGAGCCACGTCCACGGCCTACGCGGCATCTGCGACGTGGTCGAATTCGAGCAGGGTACGGCGACGCCGGTCGAGTACAAGGTCGGGCGCTACCTGCCCGGCGGTCCCGCCGAACTGCAACTCGCCGGCCAGGCGCTCTGCCTGATCGAGGCTGGCTTTGCCGTGCCGACCGGATACGTCTACTCGGTCGCCGAACGGCGCCGGCACCCCGTACCCATCACCGCCGAACTGCTCGACCAGGTTGTTCGCGCGGCCGAGGCCGTACGGGAGCTGATCGTCACCGGGACGCTGCCGGCGGCGCGCAACGACGCCCGCTGCCGGAAATGCTCTCTGCGCGAGGACTGCCTGCCCGAACTCACCGACGGCCGCAGGCAAGCGATTCCCGACCTGTTGACCCCGCGACCATTGGGACAGTGGCGTGACTGA
- the cas5c gene encoding type I-C CRISPR-associated protein Cas5c, which translates to MVNGVTLRRSPEGDLPVVVQVSAEAALFSRPELKVERVTYPVMTPSAAVGVLEAIFWKPEMRYRIVAIEVLKPIKQFTIRRNETSDVAPLAEAIKGSRRVDTAARRDQRNAVCLRDVAYRIHAHIELAAHADKSVAAYRDQLRRRVRKGACFQQPYLGVREFSAEFGWPDDTERAHVNEEVGIMLHSIHRDGKGGQPRMEWFAARVIDGVLAVPEHGIELALPEGLVA; encoded by the coding sequence GACGCTGCGGCGGAGTCCCGAGGGGGATCTGCCGGTGGTGGTGCAGGTCAGCGCCGAGGCGGCGCTGTTCTCTCGGCCAGAGTTGAAGGTCGAACGGGTCACCTACCCGGTGATGACACCGTCGGCCGCGGTTGGCGTACTGGAAGCGATCTTCTGGAAGCCCGAGATGCGCTACCGGATCGTCGCGATCGAGGTGCTGAAGCCGATCAAGCAGTTCACCATCCGGCGCAACGAGACCTCGGACGTCGCGCCCCTGGCCGAGGCGATCAAGGGATCCCGGCGGGTCGACACGGCGGCCCGGCGGGACCAGCGCAACGCGGTGTGCCTGCGCGATGTGGCGTACCGGATCCACGCCCATATCGAGCTTGCGGCGCACGCCGACAAGTCGGTGGCGGCGTACCGGGACCAGTTGCGGCGGCGGGTGCGTAAGGGCGCCTGCTTCCAGCAGCCGTACCTGGGCGTGCGGGAGTTCAGTGCCGAGTTCGGCTGGCCGGACGACACGGAGCGAGCGCACGTCAACGAGGAGGTCGGCATCATGCTGCACTCCATCCACCGGGACGGTAAGGGCGGTCAGCCCCGGATGGAGTGGTTCGCCGCCCGTGTCATCGACGGGGTCCTCGCCGTCCCGGAGCACGGAATCGAGCTGGCACTGCCCGAAGGTCTGGTGGCCTAG
- a CDS encoding helix-turn-helix domain-containing protein, with translation MGISASEYLVRDLKRKRLKAGLTQAQLGERIHYSDTQVSAIETGSKPVTLDYLRLVDAALDLDDHFQVMWEELVKDSDAPVWLREWMVLEREATALRWYEHAFVPGLLQTEAYARAIFGASHRLHRDEVDPQVAARIERQAILAGPSAPDLFVVIDQMVLTRMAGSRKIMAEQVEHLLACVEEPKIHVQVIPTALGLYSGLQGAFIIADLPDAHRAGYVDNQLTAQIVERPADVASLGVSWDALRYEALPRSQTMEVLKEAAKSWT, from the coding sequence GTGGGAATTTCAGCGTCGGAGTACCTGGTTCGCGACCTGAAGCGGAAGCGGCTCAAGGCAGGACTGACCCAGGCCCAGCTCGGGGAGCGGATCCACTATTCCGATACCCAGGTCAGCGCCATCGAGACGGGCAGCAAGCCCGTGACCCTCGACTACTTGCGCCTCGTGGATGCTGCGCTCGATCTCGATGACCACTTCCAGGTGATGTGGGAGGAACTGGTCAAGGACAGTGATGCTCCGGTCTGGCTGCGCGAGTGGATGGTCTTGGAGCGCGAGGCGACCGCACTGCGCTGGTACGAGCACGCTTTCGTTCCCGGCCTGTTGCAGACCGAGGCGTACGCGCGAGCGATCTTTGGGGCCAGTCATCGGCTGCATCGCGACGAGGTTGACCCTCAGGTCGCCGCTCGGATCGAGCGTCAGGCAATCTTGGCTGGCCCTAGCGCGCCGGACTTGTTCGTCGTGATTGACCAGATGGTCCTGACCCGGATGGCGGGAAGCCGGAAGATCATGGCTGAGCAGGTCGAACACTTGTTGGCCTGCGTCGAGGAGCCCAAGATTCACGTGCAGGTCATCCCCACAGCCCTTGGGCTGTACTCAGGTCTGCAAGGGGCATTTATTATCGCCGACCTCCCCGACGCACACCGGGCCGGCTACGTCGATAACCAACTGACGGCACAGATCGTTGAGCGGCCGGCTGACGTTGCTAGCCTGGGGGTGTCGTGGGACGCACTCCGATACGAGGCGCTCCCGCGCAGCCAGACCATGGAAGTTCTCAAGGAAGCGGCGAAATCATGGACATGA